One segment of Phoenix dactylifera cultivar Barhee BC4 unplaced genomic scaffold, palm_55x_up_171113_PBpolish2nd_filt_p 000643F, whole genome shotgun sequence DNA contains the following:
- the LOC103721429 gene encoding thiamine thiazole synthase 1, chloroplastic-like has translation MATMATSSLASKPKTPFLDHHHSSFHGLSLPSRVSTAAAAGRSPSSASLSISASAATPKYDLNSIRFDPIKESIVSREMTRRYMTDMITYADTDVVVVGAGSAGLSCAYELSKDPSVNVAIVEQSVSPGGGAWLGGQLFSAMVVRKPAHLFLNELGIPYDEQDSYVVIKHAALFTSTIMSRLLARPNVKLFNAVAVEDLIVKEGRVAGVVTNWALVSMNHDTQSCMDPNVMESKVVVSSCGHDGPFGATGVKRLKDIGMIDSVPGMKALDMNSAEDAIVRLTREIVPGMIVTGMEVAEIDGAPRMGPTFGAMMVSGQKAAHLALKSLGRPNALDGTIGAEKVHPEMVLASSDGGDVVEA, from the exons ATGGCGACCATGGCCACCTCCTCCCTCGCCTCCAAGCCCAAGACCCCCTTCCTTGACCACCACCACTCCTCCTTCCATGGCCTCTCGCTACCCTCCCGCGTCTCCACCGCTGCGGCCGCCGGCCGCTCCCCGAGTTCAGCCAGCCTCTCCATCTCCGCCTCCGCTGCCACCCCCAAGTACGACCTCAACTCCATCCGCTTCGACCCCATCAAGGAGTCGATCGTCTCCCGCGAGATGACCCGGCGGTATATGACAGACATGATCACCTACGCCGACACCGACGTCGTCGTCGTCGGCGCCGGCTCCGCCGGGCTCTCCTGCGCCTACGAGCTCTCTAAGGACCCCTCCGTCAACGTCGCCATCGTGGAGCAGTCCGTCTCCCCCGGCGGCGGCGCGTGGCTCGGCGGCCAGCTCTTCTCCGCCATGGTCGTCCGGAAGCCCGCCCACCTCTTCCTCAACGAGCTCGGCATCCCCTACGACGAGCAGGACTCGTACGTCGTCATCAAGCACGCGGCGCTGTTCACCTCCACCATCATGAGCCGCCTCCTCGCCCGCCCCAACGTCAAGCTCTTCAACGCCGTGGCGGTGGAGGACCTCATCGTCAAGGAGGGGAGAGTCGCCGGAGTGGTCACCAACTGGGCTCTGGTGTCGATGAACCACGATACCCAGTCGTGCATGGATCCGAACGTGATGGAGTCCAAGGTTGTGGTGAGCTCCTGCGGGCATGACGGCCCGTTCGGAGCTACCGGAGTGAAGCGATTGAAGGACATCGGGATGATCGACTCAGTCCCGGGGATGAAGGCGCTCGACATGAACTCGGCGGAGGACGCGATCGTCCGCCTCACGAGGGAGATCGTCCCGGGGATGATCGTTACCGGCATGGAAGTCGCCGAGATCGACGGCGCCCCAAGAATG GGGCCGACGTTTGGGGCGATGATGGTATCGGGGCAGAAGGCGGCGCATCTGGCGTTGAAGTCGCTGGGGAGGCCGAACGCGTTGGACGGGACGATCGGAGCGGAGAAGGTGCATCCGGAGATGGTGCTGGCCTCATCGGACGGTGGAGATGTGGTGGAGGCTTAG